One region of Campylobacter concisus genomic DNA includes:
- a CDS encoding molybdopterin-dependent oxidoreductase, whose amino-acid sequence MQRRSFLKGTGAALAAAGTAPSLFGMEQFEVDFNPKSYKNEENVEYHYLTCPRNCRDACSMIAEIKDGKMVSIKGDPKHPLTQGTVCVKGHTYAMHLYNADRIMHPMKRVGKKGEGKWEKISWDQALKEIAAKLTEIKEKFGGEALTEFVYSGNEGHISKTIAPGNFFEKYGATRLVRNPCDWPRYAGTPSVIGTDFSKDALEIDESDMYISWGSNEAYTAVHWIRFAHRVKKRGGKIIVINTIRIPLANQADMFIQLKPSSDPAFCLAVCKFLIEEDLYDHEFVEKYTTGFEDLVHECSLYTYGELSEMCGASVDQIKVFAREYAHAKAPAIMHGDGGQRHFNGARLVRAVTFLPVLTGALTKLGGGLFWAYVHVKGCFNFDNCMPDLSPKDKDGKKIERQQVSYIEFGKGIQKENPTYLDKPINTVIRACINYNSNLMVTAPNTNLIKKRIMDDDFFLVVLDPYDIDTCDYADYVLPGVTFMESEDIQNDQISGYVCYNAQSVKPLGEAKTNLEFFNALAKAMGYTEECFNWDSETVCRRFLDTEFAKKQNITYEKLKSVGWIKPFRTPETMKDQFPYYPYTPKDKLIFGTKSGKCELYSQTFKDAGYHPVIDLETDWDYYEKSNKFGKDYLKKYPLYFMTPGTQLQDNSNWGNMPYILKRVIVKGNAELFMTREDMEARGIKNGDTVEATNEKGTAVFTAVETNQMNPGIVYAWNNIWVKVTKSRTGANILCSDGVSDLGNGSTYTASFCEVKKAAKQEM is encoded by the coding sequence ATGCAAAGACGTTCTTTCCTAAAAGGCACCGGAGCAGCTCTAGCAGCAGCTGGAACAGCTCCTAGTCTATTTGGTATGGAGCAATTTGAGGTGGATTTTAACCCAAAATCCTATAAGAACGAGGAAAATGTAGAGTACCACTACCTAACCTGTCCTAGAAACTGCCGTGATGCCTGTTCGATGATCGCTGAGATCAAAGACGGCAAAATGGTAAGCATAAAAGGCGATCCAAAACACCCTCTAACGCAAGGCACAGTCTGCGTCAAGGGTCACACCTACGCCATGCACCTATATAACGCCGACCGTATCATGCACCCTATGAAAAGAGTCGGCAAAAAGGGCGAAGGAAAATGGGAAAAGATAAGCTGGGATCAAGCCCTAAAAGAGATAGCCGCAAAGCTAACTGAGATAAAAGAGAAATTTGGCGGCGAGGCTTTGACTGAGTTTGTCTACTCTGGCAACGAAGGACATATCTCGAAAACTATCGCACCGGGAAATTTCTTTGAAAAATATGGAGCCACAAGGCTTGTTAGAAACCCTTGTGACTGGCCAAGATACGCGGGTACTCCTAGCGTTATAGGTACTGACTTCTCAAAAGATGCACTTGAGATCGATGAGAGTGATATGTACATTAGCTGGGGATCAAACGAAGCTTACACAGCCGTACACTGGATAAGATTTGCTCACCGCGTTAAAAAAAGAGGCGGAAAGATCATCGTTATAAATACGATAAGAATTCCTCTTGCAAACCAAGCTGATATGTTTATCCAGCTAAAACCATCTAGTGACCCTGCATTTTGTCTAGCGGTCTGTAAATTTTTAATAGAAGAAGATCTATATGATCATGAATTTGTAGAAAAATACACAACAGGCTTTGAAGATCTAGTGCACGAGTGCTCACTCTATACCTATGGCGAGCTATCTGAGATGTGCGGAGCAAGTGTGGATCAGATAAAAGTCTTTGCTAGAGAGTACGCTCACGCAAAAGCACCAGCTATCATGCACGGCGACGGCGGACAAAGACACTTTAACGGAGCAAGACTTGTTCGTGCGGTTACATTTTTACCAGTTTTAACTGGCGCCTTGACAAAGCTTGGTGGCGGACTATTTTGGGCATATGTGCATGTAAAAGGCTGCTTTAATTTCGACAACTGTATGCCAGACCTATCTCCAAAAGATAAAGATGGCAAAAAGATAGAAAGACAGCAAGTAAGCTATATAGAATTTGGTAAAGGCATACAAAAAGAAAATCCAACATATCTTGACAAGCCTATAAACACGGTCATTAGAGCATGTATCAACTACAACTCAAATTTAATGGTAACAGCGCCAAATACAAATTTGATCAAAAAACGCATAATGGACGATGACTTCTTCTTAGTTGTCCTTGATCCATATGATATCGATACTTGCGACTATGCTGACTATGTGCTACCTGGTGTTACATTTATGGAGAGTGAGGATATCCAAAACGACCAAATTTCTGGATATGTTTGTTACAACGCTCAAAGTGTAAAACCTCTTGGCGAAGCTAAGACAAATTTAGAGTTCTTCAACGCTCTTGCAAAAGCGATGGGCTATACAGAAGAGTGCTTTAACTGGGATAGCGAAACAGTTTGCAGACGCTTTTTGGATACAGAATTTGCCAAAAAACAAAACATCACCTATGAAAAACTAAAATCAGTCGGCTGGATCAAGCCATTTAGAACGCCTGAAACGATGAAAGATCAGTTCCCGTACTACCCTTATACACCAAAAGACAAACTAATATTTGGTACAAAGAGTGGAAAATGCGAGCTTTACTCACAAACCTTTAAAGACGCAGGATATCATCCAGTAATAGACCTTGAAACTGACTGGGACTACTATGAAAAGAGCAATAAATTTGGAAAAGACTATCTCAAAAAATATCCGCTTTATTTCATGACGCCAGGTACTCAGCTCCAAGACAACTCAAACTGGGGCAATATGCCTTATATCCTAAAAAGGGTTATCGTTAAAGGCAATGCTGAGTTATTTATGACACGTGAAGATATGGAGGCTCGCGGTATCAAAAACGGAGACACAGTTGAGGCAACAAATGAAAAGGGAACAGCCGTCTTTACAGCAGTCGAGACAAATCAAATGAACCCAGGCATAGTCTATGCGTGGAACAACATCTGGGTAAAAGTG